The genomic DNA CCTCTCCGTTCCGAGCCCCCATACAGAGGCCAAATTGATGATGTCGCTCGGTGCCCGGATGCCTAGTACGCTCTTTGCTTCAGAACTGAATATAAGGCCCCGACCTCTGGTTACACGTATGATCTGTGTCGCATTGCTAATCAAGTTGCGCTTGGCAGAGGGATCGCTCGACATGATGCCCTGACTGTAGCATAGCTCGATCTTGATACCACGGGAGATGGCCGTGCCCAGCATGGGGAATTTGAAATGGGTTTCAAATCGGCGAGTCAGGTCCAGCGAGATTATATCTACATCTAGACTCTGGCATGCTTGTTGGAGGGTACGCTCGTCGGTTGGCCGGGCAGCAACGAGGTCGTATTGCTGCTGCAGCTGAGGGATACGAAAGTTGGAGGCGGCGTCGGTTAGGAAGATGTTGCAACGGCGCAGTATACGCATGTGGGCGGGTGTGGGGAAGGGGAGTTTCGTCGGTATCGGCGAGCTCTGGAGGAGCGCCCATTAGCGAATGATGGCAGGCGCAAGCGGATGCAGGTTCGGAATCATCAGGGTAAATGCAAATAAGGGGGAGTCACAGCTTCCCTGCTACCTACAATATCTGAGGGCAGTTTTCCGGAATACGTGTGCGTGAGAGCAATTACATCGTATCCTACTGCATCGCGTCAGTCCACCCTGCCCGCGCCTACGACTACGACGCAAGGGCGCAAACAAGCTCACATTCGTCGAGAAAGGCCACGGTGCGCTGCAGTTCGCGCGTCGCATCCGTCCAGGGGACGTGCAAGTCGTGGAACATGACGGCAGTGGGTGAAAAGGTCGAGATAGGCGTGAAGGCGGTGCGGAATCGCGGTGCCAAAAGTTGTAAGTGAGAATGAGAACTTTGGGAGATCGTCATCAGCTTGCCCGCCTCAGGCCTGCACGTTCGCGTCAAAACCTTGCCCACCCGTCCGGCCCAAAAAGCTTGGCCCGGGCTTGCCTGCTGAAGCTTGGAAACTAGCCTAACGCCCACAAGCCAGCCTgcaacaccaccaccacgaGCCGCCAGAGCTCACCACTACCCACGATCCGGCCTCAAAGCCCGCACAGAAGGCCCGCCGCGACCATCGTGACCGCCTTTTTGGCCTCTTCACCCGGAACGAGGCAGTAGCGCTCGCCTTGCTTGCTGGTCTTGGCTTTGTCTTCGTGCTTGGTCCCGCCAGCGTCCGTTTCTTCACCCCACCACTTGACTACTCGACTCCCTCCACCACCCAAGATATCTCCAGGACCGTTTCCGGCACGTCGCCGTACCCTAAAGACACTCTCGCTGCCAACATGGCGCTGAACAACTCGACGGGCGCCACGAGCATCGCCCGCGTCTACGCAGACGTGAATGCAAACATGCCCCGCTCGTATTGGGACTACGATTCCGTCAACATCTCCTGGGGCGTGCTCGAAAACTACGAGGTGGTCCGCAAGATCGGCCGCGGAAAGTACTCCGAAGTCTTCGAGGGCATCAACGTCGTCAACTACCAGAAATGCGTCATCAAGGTCCTCAAGCCtgtcaagaagaagaagataaaGCGCGAGATCAAGATTCTGCAAAACTTGTCGGGCGGGCCCAACATCGTCTCGCTGCTGGACGTGGTGCGCGATAATCAGGTTAGTGATGGCTCCGATTGGATTGGCGACTGGGTACTGTTTTTTCGCGTGTTCTTCTCTGTCTGCATGGGTTGCTAACGCGCGACACATAGAGCAAAACTCCATCGCTCATTTTTGAATATGTCAACAACACCGACTTCCGGAGTCTTTACCCAAAGTTCCAGGACTACGACGTGCGGTACTATATTTTCGAGCTCCTCAAGGCCCTGGACTATTGCCACAGCAAAGGCATCATGCACCGTGATGTCAAGCCTCACAACGTTATGATCGACCATGAGAAGCGCAAGGTCAGAGCACTCGCCTAGAGACGGTAGCCACTTACTAACGCGATGCAGTTGCGCCTAATTGACTGGGGTCTGGCGGAATTCTACCACGCAGGAACTGAATACAACGTTCGTGTTGCGTCACGTTACTTCAAGGGCCCCGAGCTACTCGTCGATTTCCAGGAGTATGATTATTCGCTCGACATGTGGTCGCTGGGCGCCATGTTTGCCTCTATGATCTTTAGGCGGGAACCCTTCTTCCACGGCAACAGCAACTCGGACCAACTTGTTAAAATTGCCAAAGTCCTTGGAACTGAGGATCTGTTCGACTATCTTGACAAGTACGACATTGAACTAGATGCCCAGTACGACGACATACTTAGTCGGTATCCGAAGAAGCCTTGGCACTCGTTCATCAACGCCGAGAACCAACGATTTGTCAGTAACGACGCCATTGACTTTCTTGATAAGCTGCTCCGATACGACCATCAGGTAAGTCCATATGAGAACAATCATCCAGCTTCCACATCCTGACGTGTATGCTAGGACCGACTCACTGCCCAAGAAGCCATGTCACATCCCTATTTTGCTCCCGTCCGACAGGCTGCGCAGCAGAATAGCACTGCGGCATGATTGAGATACCCTATTCAAGTTATTAGAACTTCGGTAATTGCATGAAAGTTCAAGCGGCGAAACTTGTAATCCATTCTTCCCTTTCACTCAACTCTCTGGTCGGCACTGAGCATAGCTGCAGTGTCTATCTACACGCAAGGATATGACTCATGCTGGGACAGGTGTATACGGCAAGGCACTGGAAGATTTTCTTGTCTAAGCGATGCGGGATGATAGTGGTCCGTTGTTGGCGTCAAGGAGCAATCAAAACTTAAGGCTACAATATCGACAATGCATTTCCGGGGTGCTGGTCGGTTGCCTAAAAGTTTCAATATATGTGCCCTGGAATGTACTCAATGACTCGTCATGGTGTTGTGAATCGTTGTGTCATGGAATAAATCATATGTGATTGAGAATGAAGCTGCCCAGTGGAAATGATGAAGGAAAATGTTGACCAACGGAGTGCTCCGTTGGGGTACCGGAGTGTTTCTATCTTCGCGTTGACATGATCGATGTATGCAAGTTCACTGAGTTCTATGATAATGCCCCTGGGGCTGTAGGCTGGCTCcctgggtgacatgaaataGCTGAAAGCCCAGTATACAAAAGTTATTATAGGCGTCAAAAATATCTATTGGTGATAGAATACTGGGGGTTCACCCATACTGTTGCTGTCAAGTGtttcatgtcacccaggtgcTCCGGCGGGCGATGACATGCATGTGGGAACTGAAGCTCGGGCTTGGTTGATGTGGGGTAATGCAGCCTGGACTTGGGACGACTCACACCCAGGCACTTTTTTGTTAATGTTGCCCCGCACCGCGCCTACTACACTGCGCGCTGCCCGTAGACGAAACCTAGTATATCTCGCTCGACCTCGCTTGCAATTGCGATCGCCAATTTACACTGCACTTCACCGTCATCACGCCCACGCTGAGCGCGTGCTCACACATCAACACCACTACTCGACCGCGACCATGGCGCTCAATGCATCCTCCCACAACACGACCGGCGAGAAGACGACGCCCAATACCGCGCCTCCACCCGAAGTCAGCGGCGATGTCAAGAAGGACATTCTCAGTGCCGCAGAGACTGATGCTGTTGGCCAACATGCGCCCGGCCGCGAGAACGAGAAGGGTGtagagaagaaagagaagtcGGCCAAAGAACTcgagaaggagaggaagaaggCCGAGAAGGATGCAAAGTTCAAGGCAAAAAAGGCTGCAGCTGCCGGCGCCAGCAAGGACGCTGGTTCTGCTCCTGCcaaa from Pyrenophora tritici-repentis strain M4 chromosome 8, whole genome shotgun sequence includes the following:
- a CDS encoding RPP1, RNase P-RNase MRP subunit p30, which codes for MRILRRCNIFLTDAASNFRIPQLQQQYDLVAARPTDERTLQQACQSLDVDIISLDLTRRFETHFKFPMLGTAISRGIKIELCYSQGIMSSDPSAKRNLISNATQIIRVTRGRGLIFSSEAKSVLGIRAPSDIINLASVWGLGTERGKDGLTKEPRSVVEFARLKRKSFKGIIDINGKRPGENLEGAPVHETKMDKPISKRQQAKNKKAKMQEAGQEVPA
- a CDS encoding SPS1, Serine-threonine protein kinase: MTAVGEKVEIGVKAVRNRGAKSSSLQHHHHEPPELTTTHDPASKPAQKARRDHRDRLFGLFTRNEAVALALLAGLGFVFVLGPASVRFFTPPLDYSTPSTTQDISRTVSGTSPYPKDTLAANMALNNSTGATSIARVYADVNANMPRSYWDYDSVNISWGVLENYEVVRKIGRGKYSEVFEGINVVNYQKCVIKVLKPVKKKKIKREIKILQNLSGGPNIVSLLDVVRDNQVSDGSDWIGDWSKTPSLIFEYVNNTDFRSLYPKFQDYDVRYYIFELLKALDYCHSKGIMHRDVKPHNVMIDHEKRKLRLIDWGLAEFYHAGTEYNVRVASRYFKGPELLVDFQEYDYSLDMWSLGAMFASMIFRREPFFHGNSNSDQLVKIAKVLGTEDLFDYLDKYDIELDAQYDDILSRYPKKPWHSFINAENQRFVSNDAIDFLDKLLRYDHQDRLTAQEAMSHPYFAPVRQAAQQNSTAA